From a single Granulicella aggregans genomic region:
- a CDS encoding c-type cytochrome domain-containing protein: MRRILLGLGVAGLVMAAFTGSPVRVSAAAAPQSATDAATLKMYNEKVVPIFQANCYRCHGGMNHRGGFVMDTKAGMEKGGHDGKVLVPGHPESSLLVKLIRHEGPADDPMPMPPNKPKISDADIATVEQWVKAGAIMPEDTPKP, translated from the coding sequence ATGCGGCGGATTCTCTTGGGTCTCGGTGTGGCAGGACTGGTGATGGCGGCGTTTACAGGCAGTCCGGTGCGGGTGAGCGCTGCGGCAGCCCCACAGTCGGCGACCGACGCGGCCACGCTCAAGATGTACAACGAGAAGGTCGTCCCCATCTTCCAGGCCAACTGCTATCGCTGCCACGGCGGCATGAACCATCGCGGCGGCTTCGTGATGGACACCAAGGCTGGCATGGAAAAGGGTGGCCACGATGGCAAGGTGCTCGTCCCGGGCCATCCGGAGTCGAGCCTGCTGGTCAAGCTGATCCGCCACGAAGGCCCCGCAGACGACCCGATGCCCATGCCGCCAAATAAGCCGAAGATCTCTGACGCCGATATCGCCACGGTGGAGCAGTGGGTGAAGGCCGGGGCGATCATGCCCGAGGACACACCGAAGCCGTAG
- the queE gene encoding 7-carboxy-7-deazaguanine synthase — MSYAVKEIFYTLQGEGRNAGRPAVFCRFSGCNLWSGRESDRAEAICKFCDTDFVGVDGLGGDKFTAAAELASAIDAMWPDGHQARKLVVCTGGEPLLQLDEPLIAELHARSFEVAIETNGTLPVPAGVDWVCVSPKFGAKLVVERGNELKLVYPQEFNPLDFERMRFDHFYIQAMDSPQQAENLAKAVQFCLDHPKWSLSLQTHKLLNIR; from the coding sequence ATGAGTTATGCAGTAAAGGAAATCTTCTACACCCTACAGGGCGAGGGCCGGAATGCCGGTCGTCCCGCAGTGTTTTGCCGCTTCTCGGGCTGCAATCTCTGGTCCGGGCGAGAGAGTGACCGGGCCGAGGCCATCTGCAAGTTCTGCGACACGGACTTTGTCGGCGTCGACGGTCTGGGCGGCGACAAGTTCACCGCCGCCGCCGAGCTGGCATCAGCGATCGATGCGATGTGGCCCGATGGCCACCAAGCAAGGAAGCTGGTCGTCTGCACCGGCGGCGAGCCGCTGCTTCAGCTAGACGAGCCTCTGATCGCAGAGCTTCACGCCCGCAGCTTCGAGGTCGCCATCGAGACCAACGGCACCCTGCCCGTCCCGGCCGGGGTGGATTGGGTCTGCGTCAGCCCCAAGTTCGGAGCAAAGCTCGTAGTCGAGCGCGGCAACGAGCTGAAGCTGGTCTATCCGCAAGAGTTCAATCCACTCGACTTCGAACGCATGCGCTTCGACCACTTCTACATCCAGGCGATGGACAGCCCGCAGCAGGCGGAGAACCTCGCCAAGGCGGTACAGTTCTGCCTCGATCACCCGAAGTGGAGCCTGAGCCTGCAGACACACAAGCTATTGAACATCCGCTAG
- a CDS encoding DUF5715 family protein — protein MRANAPFPVLLALTGIVSLIGLLAVPASLRAMTRQPMRVSESRNTKLSPSHRSRVKAVKPQKPVKQRKSAHPAPHHPEIGHHPAPRVKKPKAASETPARETPASRRVHAWLRDQRKTSEPEPKTKATMPEATGTASTSEVMGTLDAVTPPPAGVPTMASMIPTEDLAAQPMILPSLYDKRGRLIVPPALKGSHEILVHQNLMADSDGLDRIRDDEDLNKMRHAGMLSPIPENATLHVDDRLPANRRYARPWTALFVDTLARQHYARFQTPLQLTSAVRTVDFQQHLIHINGNAAPAQGDTASPHLTGQAIDIGKKGLTMAEIAWMRGYLLPLVQQGKLDVEEEFQQSCFHISVYKKYMPQMATPRRAIATTHREGTDVLNESLR, from the coding sequence ATGCGCGCGAACGCCCCCTTCCCCGTCCTGCTGGCGCTTACCGGTATTGTGTCTCTCATCGGGCTCCTTGCTGTGCCTGCTTCTCTGCGCGCGATGACGCGCCAGCCGATGCGCGTCTCTGAATCCCGCAATACGAAGCTGTCTCCATCCCATCGTTCCCGCGTCAAGGCCGTGAAGCCTCAAAAGCCCGTGAAGCAGCGCAAGTCCGCGCATCCTGCCCCACATCACCCGGAGATCGGACATCATCCCGCGCCCCGTGTGAAGAAGCCGAAGGCGGCCTCGGAGACGCCAGCACGCGAGACCCCAGCCAGCCGCCGCGTCCACGCCTGGCTGCGTGATCAACGCAAGACCTCCGAGCCCGAGCCAAAGACCAAGGCCACCATGCCTGAAGCGACCGGCACCGCCTCGACCTCCGAAGTCATGGGAACCCTCGACGCCGTCACCCCGCCGCCTGCCGGCGTCCCGACCATGGCCAGCATGATCCCAACGGAAGATCTCGCAGCGCAGCCGATGATTCTTCCCTCTCTATACGACAAGCGCGGTCGCCTGATCGTGCCTCCCGCCCTTAAGGGCTCGCACGAGATCCTCGTCCACCAGAACCTGATGGCGGACAGCGACGGCCTCGACCGCATCCGCGACGACGAAGACCTCAACAAGATGCGCCACGCAGGCATGCTCTCTCCCATCCCGGAGAACGCCACCCTGCATGTAGACGATCGTCTCCCCGCGAACCGCCGTTATGCACGGCCGTGGACCGCGCTCTTCGTGGACACGCTCGCGCGGCAACACTACGCCCGCTTCCAGACCCCGCTGCAGCTCACCTCCGCCGTCCGCACCGTCGACTTCCAGCAACACCTCATCCACATCAACGGCAACGCCGCGCCCGCACAGGGTGATACTGCATCGCCGCACCTCACCGGCCAGGCCATCGACATCGGCAAGAAGGGTCTCACCATGGCGGAGATCGCCTGGATGCGCGGCTATCTCCTGCCGCTGGTGCAGCAGGGCAAGCTCGACGTGGAAGAGGAGTTCCAACAATCCTGCTTCCACATCAGCGTCTACAAGAAGTACATGCCGCAGATGGCAACACCCCGCCGCGCCATTGCAACGACGCATCGCGAAGGCACGGACGTGCTCAACGAAAGCCTGCGATAG
- a CDS encoding PEGA domain-containing protein, protein MVKLLVVCPLVFALAVGDPALSQAPSPATATPPVKTEKAAGVPPAPNTLLDGTAVKLRLAETISSAHAKTGQEIPFEVTEDVLVQGVVVLPKGAQAVATVTEANAKKSMGRGGKLNVNVDSARLADGEKVQLRAVQDNKGGGHVGAMTGAMVATAIVFFPAAPLFLFIHGKDITIPKGTEVTAFVEGDMKLDMAKFVAAPAAGVSPAAAASGLAAITVDANAPNCDIEVDGSFMGNTPSTLNLTAGKHDIVVKKTGYDDWTRSMTVGSGSVHLNAEMVAK, encoded by the coding sequence TTGGTTAAGTTGCTTGTAGTGTGTCCGTTGGTATTTGCGTTAGCAGTGGGCGATCCCGCCCTTTCACAGGCTCCCTCGCCAGCCACTGCTACACCCCCTGTAAAAACTGAGAAGGCCGCTGGCGTCCCACCGGCTCCGAACACTTTGCTGGATGGCACGGCGGTGAAGCTCAGGCTGGCGGAGACGATCTCCTCGGCGCATGCGAAGACCGGGCAGGAGATTCCGTTTGAGGTCACCGAAGACGTGCTCGTCCAGGGCGTCGTCGTGCTGCCAAAGGGCGCGCAGGCCGTGGCCACCGTCACCGAGGCCAACGCGAAGAAGAGCATGGGCCGGGGTGGCAAGCTGAACGTCAATGTCGACTCCGCCCGCCTTGCCGACGGCGAAAAGGTGCAGCTGCGCGCGGTGCAGGACAACAAGGGCGGCGGTCATGTCGGCGCGATGACGGGAGCGATGGTGGCGACAGCGATCGTCTTCTTCCCCGCCGCTCCGCTGTTCCTGTTCATCCACGGCAAGGACATCACGATCCCCAAGGGGACCGAGGTGACGGCCTTCGTCGAAGGCGACATGAAGCTGGACATGGCAAAGTTTGTCGCCGCGCCTGCGGCCGGGGTCTCACCGGCTGCGGCTGCATCGGGGCTGGCTGCCATCACGGTCGACGCGAACGCTCCGAACTGCGACATCGAGGTCGATGGCAGCTTCATGGGCAACACGCCTTCGACGCTGAACCTTACCGCTGGCAAGCATGACATTGTCGTGAAGAAGACCGGCTATGACGATTGGACTCGCAGCATGACGGTGGGGAGTGGGTCGGTTCACTTGAACGCGGAGATGGTGGCGAAGTAG
- the gyrA gene encoding DNA gyrase subunit A, producing MADELFPEDPNKLPDPQDAASNAPPAAGSPPDDGGSTVKGRGAAFMLSINIEDEMRRSYLDYSMSVIIGRALPDVRDGLKPVHRRILYGMQEMGLQFNKKYTKSAKVVGHVMGNYHPHGDSAIYDTMVRMAQDFSLRYPIIDGQGNFGSVDGDPPAAMRYTESRLTRIAGEMLADIDSDTVDFVPNYDESTQEPSVLPARIPNLIINGSSGIAVGMATNIPPHNLKEVVNAAIALLSKSPQDHRSDLDLCLEHVMGPDFPTGGFLFGRTNIPNAYRTGRGRFMMRAKCAIENISGGRQAIIVTEIPYQVNKSKLIERIAELVNEGVITDIARDEFRDESDRDGMRIVIGLKRGAEHQIVLNQLHKHTQMQESFSMIFLAVHNGQPKELPLDQAIRAFLDHRVEVVRRRTAFLLAKAREREHVLLGYQIALDHLDQVIRIIRQSGSRAEAREKLFQYFSGKTIDLRGTELAGITLDPAKYGVDMTFSVTGTLILSYRQVDAILELQLYRLTQLSIDELLKELSEVRANIAEFESILASQAKLRAVIVKELEEIRDKYGDARRTTIIDETAELQLEDLIADEQVAVTVSNTGYLKRTPISIYRQQRRGGTGRLGMKTREEDFVAQLIIDSTHAYLLCFTNTGRVYWLKVYEIPDISAAGKGKAMASLIDLQPGEKVVTILPVRDLNEEGKNILFATRNGTVKKTPLKDFSNVMARGIIAIGIDKDDELITARITDGQQVIFLATHDGMAIRFNEQDLRPMGRPAYGNKGIDLRKGDYVVGAAVTPSDASREAKRLELAEKKGLADALKAAVAEAIETTPLALSGSPEDVPVKPEAAKSAKLEKLEKQLGLTPCLILSVTENGFGKRTDVDEYRLQSRGGKGVINVKTSAKNGKVTGINLVDETSELMVISQFGKIIRIDTKSIRAAGRSTMGVKLLDLEPQDKVAAAVVIPPEEAKVQPEEGTLLQ from the coding sequence ATGGCTGACGAACTGTTTCCCGAAGACCCGAACAAACTCCCCGACCCACAAGACGCCGCATCGAACGCTCCTCCTGCCGCTGGCTCTCCGCCCGACGATGGCGGTTCCACCGTCAAGGGTCGCGGCGCCGCCTTCATGCTCTCGATCAACATCGAGGACGAGATGCGCCGCAGCTATCTCGACTACTCGATGTCGGTCATCATCGGCCGCGCTCTGCCCGACGTCCGCGACGGCCTGAAGCCGGTGCATCGCCGTATCTTGTACGGCATGCAGGAGATGGGCCTCCAGTTCAACAAGAAGTACACGAAGTCTGCGAAGGTCGTCGGCCACGTGATGGGGAACTACCACCCCCACGGCGACTCCGCCATCTACGACACCATGGTTCGCATGGCGCAGGACTTCTCCCTCCGCTACCCGATCATCGATGGCCAGGGCAACTTCGGCTCCGTCGACGGCGACCCACCGGCCGCCATGCGTTACACCGAGTCCCGCCTGACCCGCATCGCCGGCGAGATGCTCGCCGACATCGACTCCGACACCGTCGACTTCGTGCCCAACTACGACGAATCGACGCAAGAGCCGTCGGTCCTCCCGGCGCGCATCCCGAACCTCATCATTAATGGTAGCTCCGGCATCGCCGTAGGCATGGCGACCAACATTCCTCCGCACAATTTGAAGGAAGTGGTCAACGCCGCCATCGCGCTGCTGTCGAAGTCGCCGCAGGACCACCGTTCCGACCTCGACCTCTGCCTCGAACACGTCATGGGCCCGGACTTCCCCACCGGAGGCTTCTTATTCGGTCGCACCAACATCCCGAACGCCTACCGAACTGGCCGTGGCCGCTTCATGATGCGCGCCAAGTGCGCCATCGAGAACATCTCCGGCGGCCGCCAGGCCATCATCGTCACCGAGATCCCCTACCAGGTCAACAAGTCGAAGCTCATTGAGCGCATCGCCGAACTGGTTAACGAAGGCGTCATCACCGACATCGCCCGCGACGAGTTCCGCGACGAGTCCGACCGCGACGGCATGCGCATCGTCATCGGCCTCAAGCGCGGCGCCGAGCACCAGATCGTCCTCAACCAGCTCCACAAGCACACCCAGATGCAGGAGTCCTTCTCGATGATCTTCCTGGCCGTCCACAACGGCCAGCCGAAGGAGCTCCCGCTCGACCAGGCCATCCGCGCCTTCCTCGACCACAGGGTCGAAGTCGTCCGCCGCCGGACTGCATTTTTGTTGGCCAAGGCCCGCGAGCGCGAGCACGTCTTGCTCGGCTACCAGATCGCCCTCGACCACCTCGACCAGGTCATCCGCATCATCCGCCAGTCCGGCAGCCGCGCCGAAGCCCGCGAGAAGCTGTTCCAATACTTCTCCGGCAAGACCATCGACCTCCGCGGCACGGAACTCGCCGGCATCACGCTCGACCCGGCAAAGTACGGCGTCGACATGACCTTCTCCGTCACCGGCACGCTGATCCTCAGCTACCGCCAGGTCGACGCGATCCTCGAACTCCAGCTCTACCGCCTCACCCAGCTCTCGATCGACGAACTCCTCAAGGAGCTCTCCGAGGTCCGCGCCAACATCGCCGAGTTCGAATCGATTCTGGCCTCGCAAGCGAAGCTCCGCGCCGTCATCGTCAAGGAGCTCGAAGAGATCCGCGACAAGTACGGCGACGCCCGCCGCACCACCATCATCGACGAGACCGCCGAGCTCCAGCTCGAAGACCTCATCGCCGACGAGCAGGTCGCCGTCACCGTCTCCAACACCGGCTACCTCAAGCGCACGCCCATATCCATATATAGGCAGCAGCGTCGCGGCGGCACCGGCCGGCTCGGCATGAAGACGCGCGAAGAGGACTTCGTCGCGCAGCTCATCATCGACTCCACCCACGCCTACCTGCTCTGCTTCACCAACACCGGCCGCGTCTACTGGCTCAAGGTCTACGAGATCCCCGACATCTCCGCCGCCGGCAAGGGCAAGGCCATGGCCTCGCTCATCGACCTCCAGCCAGGCGAGAAGGTCGTCACCATCCTTCCCGTCCGTGACCTGAACGAGGAAGGCAAGAACATCCTCTTCGCCACCCGCAACGGCACGGTGAAGAAGACCCCGCTCAAAGACTTCTCGAACGTGATGGCGCGCGGCATCATCGCGATCGGCATCGACAAGGACGACGAGCTGATCACCGCCCGCATCACCGACGGCCAGCAGGTCATCTTCCTCGCCACCCACGACGGCATGGCGATCCGCTTCAACGAGCAGGACCTTCGCCCCATGGGCCGGCCCGCCTACGGCAACAAGGGCATCGACCTGCGCAAGGGCGACTACGTCGTCGGCGCGGCGGTCACGCCTTCGGACGCCAGCCGCGAGGCCAAACGCCTCGAACTCGCCGAGAAGAAAGGGCTAGCCGACGCTCTGAAGGCCGCCGTCGCCGAAGCCATCGAGACCACACCGCTCGCGCTCTCGGGCTCGCCCGAAGACGTGCCGGTAAAGCCCGAGGCGGCCAAATCCGCCAAGCTAGAGAAGCTCGAAAAGCAGCTCGGCCTCACGCCCTGCCTCATCCTCTCGGTCACCGAGAACGGCTTCGGCAAGCGCACCGACGTCGACGAGTACCGCCTCCAGAGCCGCGGCGGCAAGGGCGTCATCAACGTCAAGACCTCGGCCAAGAACGGCAAGGTAACGGGCATCAACCTGGTCGACGAGACCAGCGAGCTGATGGTGATCAGCCAGTTCGGCAAGATCATCCGCATCGACACCAAGAGCATCCGCGCCGCCGGCCGCAGCACCATGGGCGTCAAGCTCCTCGACCTGGAACCCCAGGACAAGGTAGCCGCCGCCGTGGTCATCCCACCGGAAGAGGCAAAGGTGCAGCCGGAAGAGGGAACGCTGTTGCAGTAG
- a CDS encoding RcnB family protein produces the protein MHTIRKVLAIAIVASSLTGGALYAQDHHDDHHENHPYVRHDEWRKGYHMKQEDWNRGQRIDYRAYHLNAPPRGYEWREVDGNYVLAAVATGVIASAIVASTIH, from the coding sequence ATGCACACCATTCGCAAGGTTCTTGCAATCGCCATCGTTGCCTCCAGCCTCACTGGCGGCGCGCTCTACGCTCAGGATCACCACGACGACCACCACGAAAACCACCCCTACGTCCGGCACGACGAGTGGCGCAAGGGCTATCACATGAAGCAGGAAGACTGGAACCGAGGCCAACGCATCGACTACCGCGCCTACCATCTGAACGCTCCGCCCCGTGGCTACGAGTGGCGCGAGGTGGATGGTAACTATGTTCTGGCAGCCGTCGCGACAGGCGTCATCGCTTCGGCGATCGTCGCCTCAACCATTCACTAA
- a CDS encoding BrnA antitoxin family protein, which yields MNVVYRREPGTPLTEEQRAELKALKGRPIDLSDAPELPEEAWKNTVRGKFYRPVKRAVSLRLDADVLAWLKKDGEGYQTRVNQMLRERMLAELKQV from the coding sequence ATGAACGTGGTCTATAGACGGGAACCAGGAACGCCGCTGACCGAGGAACAACGAGCAGAATTGAAGGCGCTGAAAGGTCGCCCGATCGACCTTTCGGACGCTCCTGAACTTCCTGAAGAGGCGTGGAAGAATACTGTTCGCGGCAAGTTCTACCGCCCAGTGAAGCGGGCCGTCAGCTTGCGCCTCGACGCGGACGTTCTCGCGTGGCTGAAGAAGGACGGCGAGGGCTATCAGACCCGCGTCAACCAGATGCTCCGCGAACGGATGCTGGCGGAGTTGAAGCAGGTTTAG
- a CDS encoding TonB-dependent receptor, producing the protein MSISLSLLRKAIFAASLLSAAVIAAPLASAQQNNAVSGGLAGLITDSTGAAVPNAKITIVGPQGTTNLVSDAKGAYEARGLTPGLYTVTVKAAGFSTFISKDNEVSIDHTANLSASLSVGDAGVTVEVEGGATAIDVENSSVNTQLSDTFISDLPLPRNVSGAFYAAPGVVSGGGTGTANPSIGGSSGLENNYSADGVTITDQAYGGLGVYTPQYGSLGTGINQLFVKEVDIKTAAFEPKYGLGDGGIVEIVTKSGSNRYHGSLEGYLSPGWGYANRKQLYQYNYVVTTPSQTLSTPQYEGGATFGGYILRDKLFFFGAFDPTLNQTIGLANPAGALYSQGQRAFSTTSLSWSGKLTYTPFGSTVVELSSYGDPSRRNVAPESFSGTNFNIVSDSYNYGTRNSIARVNSVLYKGLTGFAAYAYSTEHFTDSPLADTYSISDRTSQPYTPYGFGTYYKTKDANYTLTGEMQATGNFFGKHTAMVGYYYNHVDFANSTLRTGASFAIPGTNAAGDSITSLYSNVPAAAVGKLTNATFYLEPVLEADGATPYAAGTSGCAYCGHYKGNDVYLQQIRGTYNGSTVSALSRYKSAYGNEVYSPNKYVTVNAGLRWEQQTYGGSLVTYNWRDNWSPRVGMTIDPFGTRKNAVKFAYSRYQNPLPLDAAVRQLGNEQDDTTFYFAPVTDASGNAVVDATGAVTPNTSTVLNGTAKSSNAGNFGAPNFGSSTGEGIIPGTKMEFADEYMLSVEHELKPGMIVKARYIDRQFARIVEDIGSTSPEGAYVDANYAGGIANPTASTDLFVNEKEVTYTPAQYTAANGGRTPGQATAANYVAPVAGCTVSNDTSVAYGSFFTHFDGTPYNGACITNASTNGASLGADGIPDGFANPRRHYQGLELEFDKAFSHHWQAMVNYRYAKLWGNYEGFYRNDNGQSDPGISSLFDFTQGALGLLGDQFKRGYLNEDRRSVANALVTYTLGKDTPYLSKLSGVTVGTWIHALSGTPLSAYESHPVYLNPGEVPVGGRGTLGTTPVNFYDDASISDSFNFLEKYTVKMGFDGFNIFNSQPIITKNQNLDTAPGVINADYGKPASFVTAFHARFNVVLSF; encoded by the coding sequence ATGTCGATTTCTCTCTCTTTACTTCGGAAGGCCATTTTTGCGGCGAGTCTGCTTAGTGCTGCCGTCATTGCCGCACCGTTGGCATCTGCCCAGCAGAACAACGCGGTCAGCGGCGGACTTGCTGGCTTGATTACGGACTCCACGGGTGCCGCAGTTCCAAACGCCAAGATCACCATCGTGGGGCCGCAGGGAACCACCAATCTGGTCTCCGATGCGAAGGGGGCTTATGAGGCCCGCGGGCTTACGCCTGGCCTTTACACCGTGACGGTCAAGGCTGCAGGTTTCAGTACCTTCATCTCCAAGGACAACGAAGTCAGCATCGATCACACCGCGAACCTAAGCGCCTCGCTGTCGGTCGGCGATGCCGGCGTCACGGTTGAGGTTGAAGGCGGCGCGACCGCCATTGACGTCGAAAACAGCTCCGTCAATACCCAACTTTCGGACACTTTCATTAGCGATCTTCCCTTGCCGCGTAACGTATCAGGCGCGTTCTATGCCGCACCGGGCGTGGTCAGCGGCGGCGGTACCGGCACGGCGAACCCCTCCATCGGCGGGTCTAGCGGCCTTGAGAATAATTATTCTGCCGACGGAGTGACGATCACGGACCAGGCATACGGCGGACTGGGTGTCTATACGCCTCAGTATGGCTCGCTCGGCACCGGCATCAACCAACTCTTCGTGAAGGAAGTCGACATCAAGACTGCCGCATTTGAGCCCAAGTATGGCCTGGGCGACGGCGGTATTGTCGAGATCGTAACCAAGTCGGGCTCAAACAGGTATCACGGTTCGCTCGAAGGCTACCTGTCTCCGGGTTGGGGGTATGCGAACCGCAAGCAGCTTTACCAATATAACTACGTAGTGACTACTCCCTCGCAGACGCTCTCGACACCTCAATATGAGGGTGGGGCGACCTTCGGCGGCTACATCCTCCGTGATAAGCTCTTCTTCTTCGGCGCGTTCGACCCCACGCTGAATCAAACTATTGGCCTTGCGAATCCGGCGGGCGCACTCTACTCTCAGGGGCAACGCGCTTTCAGCACGACCAGCCTGAGTTGGTCCGGCAAGCTAACCTACACGCCCTTCGGCAGCACGGTGGTCGAGCTTTCCTCCTACGGGGATCCTTCGCGTCGCAACGTCGCGCCGGAAAGTTTCTCGGGTACCAACTTCAACATCGTCAGCGACTCCTATAACTACGGAACGCGCAACTCGATCGCCCGCGTCAACTCTGTGCTTTACAAGGGTCTCACTGGGTTTGCCGCCTACGCCTACAGCACCGAGCACTTTACGGATTCGCCGCTGGCCGACACCTACTCGATCAGCGATCGCACCTCGCAGCCCTACACGCCTTATGGCTTCGGCACCTACTATAAGACCAAGGACGCCAACTACACGCTGACCGGTGAAATGCAGGCCACGGGCAACTTCTTCGGTAAGCACACAGCGATGGTTGGCTACTACTACAACCATGTCGACTTTGCGAACTCGACATTGCGGACCGGAGCCAGCTTCGCCATCCCCGGAACCAACGCAGCTGGGGATTCGATCACTTCGCTCTATTCCAACGTCCCAGCAGCAGCGGTTGGCAAGCTGACAAACGCGACCTTCTACCTTGAGCCTGTTCTGGAGGCAGACGGTGCGACGCCCTATGCGGCTGGCACCTCGGGCTGCGCTTATTGCGGGCACTACAAGGGCAACGACGTGTACCTTCAGCAAATCCGCGGTACTTATAACGGATCGACTGTTTCGGCTCTCTCGCGTTACAAGTCGGCCTACGGAAACGAAGTTTATTCGCCAAACAAGTACGTGACGGTTAACGCAGGTCTTCGTTGGGAACAGCAGACCTATGGCGGCTCGCTGGTTACTTACAACTGGCGGGATAACTGGTCGCCACGCGTCGGCATGACGATTGATCCGTTTGGCACCCGCAAGAATGCAGTCAAGTTTGCCTACTCGCGCTACCAGAATCCGCTTCCCCTGGATGCAGCGGTTCGGCAGCTAGGCAACGAGCAGGACGATACGACCTTCTACTTCGCCCCTGTCACTGACGCTAGCGGCAACGCTGTGGTCGACGCTACTGGAGCGGTAACGCCCAACACCTCAACCGTCTTGAACGGTACTGCCAAGTCCTCCAACGCAGGCAACTTCGGTGCACCGAACTTCGGTTCATCCACTGGAGAGGGTATTATCCCGGGCACGAAGATGGAGTTTGCCGACGAGTACATGCTGAGCGTGGAGCATGAGCTCAAGCCTGGCATGATCGTCAAAGCGCGCTACATTGATCGTCAATTCGCTCGCATCGTAGAGGATATCGGCTCTACGTCACCGGAAGGCGCTTATGTGGATGCTAACTACGCTGGTGGTATTGCAAACCCCACGGCCAGCACCGACCTGTTCGTGAATGAGAAGGAAGTGACCTACACCCCTGCCCAGTACACCGCAGCCAATGGAGGTCGGACTCCTGGACAGGCGACCGCTGCCAACTACGTCGCCCCAGTAGCGGGCTGCACTGTATCGAATGACACGTCTGTCGCTTATGGTTCGTTCTTTACCCACTTCGACGGAACCCCTTACAACGGAGCCTGCATCACCAATGCGAGCACGAACGGTGCGAGTCTTGGGGCGGACGGAATTCCGGATGGCTTCGCCAACCCGCGCCGGCACTACCAGGGCCTCGAGCTCGAGTTCGATAAGGCCTTCAGCCACCACTGGCAGGCGATGGTCAACTATCGCTACGCGAAGCTCTGGGGTAATTATGAAGGCTTCTACCGCAACGACAACGGCCAGTCCGACCCCGGAATCAGTTCGCTGTTCGACTTCACGCAGGGTGCGCTCGGGTTGCTGGGCGATCAGTTCAAGCGTGGTTATCTCAACGAAGACCGCCGCAGCGTGGCAAACGCTCTTGTGACCTACACGCTCGGCAAAGATACGCCGTATCTGAGCAAGTTGAGCGGGGTTACCGTTGGTACCTGGATTCACGCCCTTTCGGGAACTCCGCTTAGCGCTTACGAGAGCCATCCTGTCTATTTGAATCCGGGTGAAGTTCCCGTCGGCGGTCGTGGCACTTTGGGTACGACACCGGTCAACTTTTACGACGACGCCAGCATTTCGGACAGCTTCAACTTCCTTGAGAAGTACACCGTCAAGATGGGATTCGACGGATTCAACATCTTCAACAGCCAGCCCATCATCACCAAGAACCAGAACCTTGACACAGCTCCGGGCGTCATCAACGCGGACTACGGCAAACCAGCGAGCTTCGTGACCGCGTTCCACGCACGGTTCAACGTCGTTCTCAGCTTCTAA
- a CDS encoding BrnT family toxin, which produces MRFEWDDRKNESNLKKRGVRFETAAVTFDDPHLQMELDRIEVGETRWQTVGRVDDDYLLLVVHLLATDEEEDEEVVRIISAREATPKERRRYERGL; this is translated from the coding sequence CTGCGCTTCGAATGGGATGACCGGAAGAACGAGAGCAATCTGAAGAAGCGCGGTGTTCGCTTTGAAACGGCGGCTGTCACGTTCGACGATCCTCATCTCCAGATGGAGTTGGATCGTATTGAAGTCGGCGAGACTCGATGGCAGACGGTCGGACGGGTCGATGACGACTACCTTCTACTCGTCGTTCACTTGCTAGCAACCGATGAAGAAGAAGACGAGGAAGTCGTACGCATCATCTCTGCGCGCGAGGCAACGCCGAAGGAGAGGAGACGATATGAACGTGGTCTATAG